The sequence TCTCCTTGGCCTTTAGGGTCAGGTACAGGTCAGTGTTGAATGTTCCAGATGTTGTTGTTAGATGAGGTGTGTAGAAATCCGGTGAAGAGTACAGCTAAGAGTGCAGCTATGAAACATGTggagtttatatttttgactcATGAGTGAAAGGATTTTTACTCAATATACTCCAAccccctctttttttctctcgctctcgcccTCTCCCACTCCCCCTTTATCTACCCCCCTCTGTctatctccccatccctctctctccccacactccccttctcccctctgtcTTTTACCTGTTGTCCCAGGTGCCTTCCTGCTGCCCTACATGTTGATGGCGGTATTCGGCGGCGTGCCTCTGTTCTACATGGAGCTGGCACTGGGGCAGTTCCACCGCAGCGGCTGCATCTCCATCTGGAAACACATCTGCCCCATTTTCAAGGgtatgtagagagcagaggaggggagaggaggggaggggtggattTGACAAATTTTGTTAACACAATGACGCTTGGCAAAACTATTTTTATAAGTGTTATGGAGAAGAGATGAgtcaggggagaagaggagttgggggagaagaggagtcggaggagaagaggagttgagggagaagaggagttgggggagaagagaggagtcaggggagaagaggagtcaggggagaagaggagtcgagggagaagaggagtcgggggagaagagaggagtcaggaggggagaggaggggagggggtagaTTTGACAAATTTTGTTAACACAATGACGCTTGGCAAAACTATTTTTATAACTGTTATGGAGAAGAGATGAGTCGGGAGAAGGGGAGTCGGGGGAGAAGAGGAgtcaggggagaagaggagtcaggggagaagaggagtcgggggagaagaggagtcgggggagaagaggagtcgggggagaagaggagtcgggggagaagaggagtcgggggagaagaggagtcgggggagaaggggagtcgggggagaaggggagtcgggggagaagaggagtcgggggagaaggggagtcgggggagaaggggagtcgggggagaagaggagtcgggggagaaggggagTCGGGGGAGAAGAGTAGTCGGGGAGAAGGGGAGTCGGGGGAGAAGAGTAGTCGGGGAGAAGGGGAGTCGGGGGAGAAGAGGagtcgggggagaaggggagtcgggggagaagaggagtcgagggagaagagaggagtcggGAGAGAAGAGTAGTCGAGGAGGGGGCAAGTCAGGAGGGGTGTGGAGTGGTGGGGGAGgagtcaggagggaggaggagaggagtcgaGGGGGGAGGAgtcaggaggggggaggagaggagtcgGGGGGAGGAgtcaggaggggggaggagaggagtcgGGGGGGGGAgtcaggaggggggaggagaggagtcgggggaggagaggagtcaagagaggagtcaggagaggaatggagtggCATATCCAGAGAGACAGTGAGCAGCTAGCTGCCTGTTACAGCAGATCGATGAGTGAATGTCTGAGAGACAGATAATATGAACTCTCCGACCCCTTCAGCACGTTCCTCATGAAAGCCTCTGTATCTCCTTGTTGTGGTGATGTCCAGCTCTCTGTTATGGAAATTGTCACATTTCCCACAGAAATGCCAGCATGCTTAGAAACGTGATGTTATGTAAATCTCCGTTGTTTCCAAATGTCATCTCCGACTTGAGTTGAACTTGAGTTAGCTTGAAAATAGACAGAGCAAGTGAGCACCGACCAACGCCACAACACACCTTCATCTCAATCTTTCTTCTCATCTGGTCGGAGTCTGGTCATAGTGGTCGTGTAACCAGTTCAATGCCTGGGTCCACCACttgcctcgtctctctctctaccccactctctgcctcctctctcattcATACCTGTGTTAATCCTAACGTAAAAAcaaactctcctctctccatcacaaactctctcctctccatcacaaactctcttctctccatcacaaactctcctctctccatcacaaactctctcctctccatcacaaactctcttctctccatcacaaactctcttctctccatcacaaactctcttctctccatcacaaactctctcctctccatcacaaactctcttctctccatcacaaactctcttctctccttcacaaactctcttccctccatcacaaactctcttctctccttcacaaactctcttctctccatcacaaactctctcctctccatcacaaactctcttctctccatcacaaactctctcctctccatcacaaactctcttctctccatcacaaactctcttctctccttcacaaactctcttctctcatcacaaactctcttctctccttcacaaactctcttctctccatcacaAACTCTCTTCTCTTCATCAcaaactctctcctctccatcacaaactctcttctctccatcacaaactctctcctctccatcacaaactctcttctctccatcacaaactctctcctctccatcacaaactctctcctctctcgttcCACCAGTTATTATCTATAGATGATTATAGGACATTATAAAGGGGCTGTACAGGTTCATGACAAGTCTGACTATGCATTATAATAACTGCATTGTAATGCATTATACCTATACAGTCGTTAAGTCAAGTGTTATTTTTCTTTCTGCTATCGGCTTCGCCATCTGCATCATAGCGCTGTACAACACCATGTCaaactttccctccctccctctaggtgTGGGCTTCGCCATCTGCATCATAGCGCTGTACATAGCGTTCTACTACAACACCATCATGGCTTGGGCCCTGTACTACCTGCTGGCGTCGTTCCGGCCCACCCTGCCCTGGACCACGTGCTCCAACCCCTGGAACACGGTCAACTGTCTCCGCTACCTGTCCACCGACAGCAACGTCACCTGGACCAACACGTCCACCTCGCCCGCCGAGGAGTTCTATACGTAAGTCAAGACCATGTAAGTGCAAGGCAGGACGGAGGGACGAGCACAGAGATGCCAGGgacagtggaggagagaggggtagatggcATGATGGCCTCGATAGAGAAGAGGGAGTAGAGACAGGGCGGAGTGACTGGATGGGTGGATGAAAGGCAGGTATGGAAGATGGATAAGTGGAGGGAGATAAGGACATGGCGGATTGACTGGAGGTACAAAGAGAGGGATTGATGGAGGAGGCAGTAGATAAAACATTGAGGAGGGATGTGTCCTAATGGGTATACAGCCGGTAGATACGCTACACTTTAAAACAATTCTAGTTGTTTAAACTAATTAGTATTAACTGGTTCCACCACTTTTCGGTTAAAGTGTTACCTGAACTTGAAAGGTTAAGTTGACCCAAACTTAGCTCCAACTTGAGAAAACTTAGACGAAAATTCTTACACCCAACCACGCTCCTTAACACcggcccgcttaacccggaagccagctagctgcaccaatgtgtcggaggaaacaccgttcaagtgacgactgaggtcagcctgcaggcgcccggaccgccacaaggagtcgctagagcgcgataagcgctaacccagacgacgctgggccaattgtgcgccgccctatgggactcccgactTAATCACTACTTTTACCAGAGCTGATACAATACAGTTGAAATCAgtcattgacacagacatggaggCCTAGCAGGAAGAATGGAGGCTGGTgcgaggagctataggaggacgggctcattgtaatggctggaatggaacggagtcaaatgtggtttccatatgtttaatgtgtttgataccgttccattccagccattacaatgagcccgtcctcctatagcttgtgtccaacatgtaagtTGAAAAACATTGTATGTCAAAACCCCCATATGTGTGTGTAACTTGTTCCACAGCCtttttgagagagacagagagagagagagttattttAGTCAAGTTAACTTATATCCTTCTTcagttgttttgttttgttaattgaacctttatttaacgaggcacgTCAGTTGTATCAgcatcacatatctacaatatgtTTATTCAATTTCTATCCTTGTCATGGGTGCATGTATCTCTCTGTGCGTCATCTGTTGTATTTTGTTAGTCACGCCATTTCCATGTAAATGACTCCTTtctctgttattctgtctcatcCCCCTCTTCCCAACCTTCTTTTCCCGCTCATCTTTCTCTTCTCGCTGATTCCTCTCTTCCTGacaatccctctcctctccctgattgacccccccctccccatctctccatccttctctctctcctcatccctctctcctgatccctctttaacctctcatccctctcctctcctcatccccctctcctcatccaTTTTGCTCATCCCTCTCTGTTCCATATAGGCGTCAGGTACTGCAGGTACACATGTCTCCAGGTCTGCACCAGCTTGGCAGTGTGAGTTGGCAGCTGGCTCTCTGCCTCCTGTTCATCTTCACCATCGTCTACTTCAGCATCTGGAAGGGAGTCAAGACCTCTGGCAAGGTGAGCAGAGGGATGGAGAAACGGTAGATGATACTACGTAAATACTGTGAAATCTGTTTCTCACTGATGTCTTTTATTCATACttgcccttctctctttctctctcccccaccccctctctctctctctctccccccacccccctctctctctctctctctctctcgctccccccctatctctctcccccacccttctCTCTCAGGTGGTGTGGGTGACAGCCACCTTCCCCTACCTTGTCTTGCTGGTGCTGCTCGTTCGTGGGGCCACTCTGCCCGGGGCCTGGAGGGGCGTGGTCTTCTACCTCAAACCTGATTGGGGGAAACTACTCAGCACCACAGTGAGTTAGTCAACTATTGGTGTAGGTTTCCAGCCAATCTTAGGTCATCATACAACACGCTGACACCGAATCTTACTGCCTGATGTCTTCCTAATCCCTAGTttgtctcccaccctctctctctctctctctctctctcccacattctccctctctcccccctctctttctcttctctacccctctaccccctccccctctccccctctctctctctccctccctctccccctctctctcccccctctctctctctctcacccctctctctctttctctccccctctctttctctcccccctctctctttctctctccccctctctctctctctctctctctctctccctctcccccctcaatatctttccctttccccccctctctcaccctctcaccctcccgccctccctccctctccctccctctctctcctctctctccccctctcactctctcccccctccctttaactctccctctctctttcccactttctctttctctccctctctctccccctcccccactctctctccccctttctctctcatctccccctccctgtaactctccttctccccctctctcccccctcccctttctctctccctctcgctccccttctctccccctccccctctctctccccctctctctccacctccctttaactctccctctctctccccctctctctccctctttctctctctctccccctctctctctcccctccctttctctctccctctcccccactctctctctccctctcctccactctctctctccctctccccctctctctccccctccctttaactctccctctctctcccccctctttctctccctctccccctccctttaactctccctctctctcccccgcgtctttctctccctctctcccccgctctcccctcccctttcactctccctctccccctcctctctctccccctctctctctcccccttcctttctctccctctctcctctccctccctctctacctctctctctctccccctctctctccctctccccactctctctctcactctcccctctctctccccatccctttaactcaccctttctctcccccactttctctccctctccctctctctcccctccctttaactctccctctctcccccctcgttctctcccctcccctcccctcccccctctcccctttcactctccccctctcctctccctccctctctcctctctctctccacctctccctctccccctctctccctcctctctctctccccctttattctctctcctctcctctccctccctctctcctctctctccctctccccctcactcactccctctctctccctctttctctcccccacttcctctctctctccctctctctctctccccctctctctctctcctccctctctctctctctccctacaggtATGGATTGATGCAGCAGCTCAGATCTTCTTCTCTCTGGGGCCAGGTTTCGGGGTTCTCCTGGCCTTTGCGAGCTACAACCCCTTTCACAACAACTGCTACAAGTCAGACTCCATTTCTCTTGATACAGTACAATCTGTTTATGAACCTGCcatgtgaaatgtatttattttgccTGTGACTTGTTGTtaatcctctctcttctcctatcaccctcttcatcccctctttctgtctctatctttctccctctctctctacctccctccttttctctcccccctctcaccatctctctctctctctctctgtcccccactctCAGGGATGCGTTGGTAACCAGCTCGGTGAACTGCCTGACCAGTTTCCTCTCTGGGTTTGTCATCTTTACCGTGCTCGGCTATATGGCTGAGATGCGTAAAATAGGCGTGGAGACCGTAGCCAAGGATGCTGGTAAATCAATCAAATCCCAAATTTCAAATCTACTCTTCATATGTAGCAGTTGTTGTATGATTAATTTTTTTACATCAGGGCCCATATTCATgaagagtctcagagtaggagtgctgatctaggatcaggtgtcCTCTCCCTTCACTTGTAATTGTATTCAGTATgatcttaaaggcccagtgcagtcaaaaacatgatttccctgtgttttatatatagttccacactatgaggttggaataatactgtgaaatagtGAAaaggatgataatgcccttttagtgtaggagctgtttgaaaagacctcctgaaatttcagcctgttctgCTGGGATAGAggtttggccttccatggtgacatcaccaggctgtAAATTTGCCCAATAAGACAGAGCACCAAACCTCCACCAATAAcaactagttttcagttttccctccccactcagaccactcccagacagtccttgctaaattcttgcttgagaaattgctctttgctggAAAGTAGGAGTgggtgacctgatcctagatcagcactcctactctgagacgctttgggAATACAGGTCCAGATAGTTCAGAGGTTAtctgaggtcagagatctggcaaGGGAGTACAGACCAGACGGTGGAGAGTAAATAACAAGTTCTCTGCTACCTTTCTAGTTACGCTCGCCTTCACCAAGACAGGACTAAGTGCTCACTATTCCTTTTTGATAAAGGCCCAACACCACAAAAAAAGCCTCAGGGACCCGTATGGAAATAATTACGATGCCTTCAGTGGTTTCGAACATGAAAGAGGAGAGTTAAGATGCCACATTTCCACCATGTGTTTGTGTTCCCTTTGCTAACGTGTTGATTGTCTCTCTTCTGCCaggtcccagtctgctgttcatCATCTATGCTGAAGCCATCGCCAACATGCCCGCTGCCACCTTCTTCGCCATCATCTTCTTCCTCATGATCATCATGCTGGGGCTGGACAGCACGGTCagtggcacgcacacacacagtattcaCACAGAATTATTAGACTGGTTTTCAAATCAATTAACGGCAGTTTTTTTTAATCAGTTCTCCTTTCTTACACGTCTTTTATGTGTACTAATTTATTGTTTGTGTTGAGTGTGTATTCAgccaggctctgagtgtgtattcagccaggctctgagtgtgtattcagccaggctctgagtgtgtattcagccaggctctgagtgtgtattcagccaggctctgagtgtgtattcagccaggctctgagtgtgtattcagcCAGGCTCTGAGTGTGGCTGGGGAGGAACTTACTGTTATGCAGAAGGGACAGTTTGTGTCTTTCTGTCTGGGTTTGCCTGTTTATAGAGATTTTCTATAGCTGCGctgtgtttttttctctctctctcctctgattaCTCCTCTACtggctccttctctctccctctcaattcaaaTTTCAATTTAATGTCTCTCCCTTCTTGTCTCCCTGTGTAGTTTGCTGGTCTGGAGGGGGTGATCACAGCCATGCTGGATGAGTTCCCCCAGTTGTTGTCTAGGAGGAGGGAGTGGTTTGTCCTGGGTCTGGTGTGTGTCTGCTACCTGGGAGCGCTCTCCACCCTCACCTACGTGAGTCTTCTCTCCACTCTACCCAGCCTCGGTCCCACTCCCACGCAGCCTCGGTCCTACTCACACTCAGCCTCGGTCCTACTCCCACTCATCCTCGATCCTACTTCCACTCAGCCTCGGTCCCACTCCCACTCAGCCTCGGTCCCACTCCCACGCAGCCTCGGTCCCACTCCCACGCAGCCTCAGTCCCACTCCCACGCGGCCTCGGTCCCACTCCCACGCGGTCTCGGTCCCACTTCCACGCGACCTCGGTTCCACTCACACCCAGCCTCGGTCCCACTCCTACACAGCCTCGGTCCCACTCCCACCCAGCTCGGTCCCACTCCCACACAGCCTCAGTCCCACTCCCA comes from Salmo salar chromosome ssa20, Ssal_v3.1, whole genome shotgun sequence and encodes:
- the LOC106580796 gene encoding sodium-dependent serotonin transporter translates to MEMTQSMMMDRENEGGEKEKGEESSQENGRLMLADGGVAEKGDPKVNSGGGSGGVSNGYPTSTAQSPKEGVGGVPAGAPRTLVVQQTSLDRPRETWSKKMDFLLSVIGYAVDLGNVWRFPYICYQNGGGAFLLPYMLMAVFGGVPLFYMELALGQFHRSGCISIWKHICPIFKGVGFAICIIALYIAFYYNTIMAWALYYLLASFRPTLPWTTCSNPWNTVNCLRYLSTDSNVTWTNTSTSPAEEFYTRQVLQVHMSPGLHQLGSVSWQLALCLLFIFTIVYFSIWKGVKTSGKVVWVTATFPYLVLLVLLVRGATLPGAWRGVVFYLKPDWGKLLSTTVWIDAAAQIFFSLGPGFGVLLAFASYNPFHNNCYKDALVTSSVNCLTSFLSGFVIFTVLGYMAEMRKIGVETVAKDAGPSLLFIIYAEAIANMPAATFFAIIFFLMIIMLGLDSTFAGLEGVITAMLDEFPQLLSRRREWFVLGLVCVCYLGALSTLTYGGAFVVKLFEEYATGPAVITVVFLEVIAVSWFYGTSRFCADVNMMLGFSPGLFWRVCWVAICPIFLLFIIVSFLAFPPEVKLFDYIYPPWTTVLGYCIGVSSFICVPAYMVYHLLTAKGTFKQRLLNGITPVPSGPQSDIIITHAV